The following proteins are co-located in the Paralichthys olivaceus isolate ysfri-2021 chromosome 10, ASM2471397v2, whole genome shotgun sequence genome:
- the slitrk5b gene encoding SLIT and NTRK-like protein 5: MHPWISYFLLSAVSVCTADMFGSYGEMCQRLCACEEREGILTVSCENRGIVSLADVSPVYFSQYHLLLTGNLLKKLSANDLVEYKGLTILHLGNNDISEVEAGAFNGLQGLKRLHLNNNKIDALKEELFFGLESLEYLQLDYNYITHVAPNAFSRLRHLEVLILNDNLISTLPVNIFQHVPLTHLDLRGNQLKVLPYSGLLEHMNGVVELQLEENPWNCSCELIALKTWLESISYTALVGDVVCEFPFRLHGRDVDEVSKQELCPRRAIAEYEMPPLPHLSSDAYFRTTASLVTASFTSSGIARSSSRPTKAPRQSGKLKARPTARVPSNKPQNYGQIISYQTKSPVPLDCPTACTCNLQISDLGLNVNCQEKKIEHISDLNPKPYNPKKMYLTGNYIPVVRRSDFIESTGLDLLHLGNNRIARIHDRAFGDLTHLRRLYLNGNLIDRLTADMFYGLETLQFLYLEYNVIKEVSPDTFQHVPKLQLLFLNNNLLKTLPVGTFKGLTLARLNLRNNHLRYLPVSGVLDQLMALVQVDLFENPWDCSCTILELKMWLEHLSTGTVVNNVICGSPKKLAGEDMRYIKTSNFCPNNSDILASMIPPSEESFPGSTITIETSLDSDTQYSAIPLSVMILALLLIFIVSVFVAAGLFVTMKKRRQKNQSEQNNSMNACISSLNMEYGLYKKASIPKVRTSAGHVYEYIPPPTDTSCRTAAQTPTDNKSVDGFRDFDELSSTFLGNTDEEAVSNVISPEYSATTPEPLNKPSTPHKDSPCYYRDAHEPDKHTHYSNTLPCRHTAHASSQYTSDFDARHQYMQPERIQQTILYCTAPSTVYVEPNRSEYWELKAKLHIDPDYLEVLEKRTTFTQF; encoded by the coding sequence ATGCATCCCTGGATTTCATATTTTTTGCTAAGTGCAGTGTCAGTGTGCACGGCTGACATGTTTGGCAGTTATGGAGAGATGTGTCAAAGACTGTGTgcctgtgaggagagagaggggatacTTACAGTGAGCTGTGAAAACAGAGGAATTGTGAGTCTCGCAGACGTAAGCCCGGTGTACTTCTCCCAGTATCATCTGCTGCTTACAGGGAATCTGCTGAAGAAGCTGTCTGCCAATGATCTCGTCGAGTACAAAGGACTTACAATATTGCATCTGGGAAATAACGACATATCTGAGGTTGAAGCAGGAGCTTTTAATGGACTTCAGGGATTAAAGCGCTTGCATTTGAACAATAACAAAATTGATGCCTTGAAGGAAGAGCTTTTCTTTGGCCTTGAAAGTTTGGAATATCTACAACTTGATTATAATTATATCACTCATGTGGCACCCAACGCCTTCAGCAGGCTGCGACATCTGGAGGTCCTGATTCTGAATGACAACTTGATATCAACTCTGCCAGTGAATATTTTCCAGCACGTGCCGTTGACTCATTTGGACTTGAGGGGGAATCAGCTCAAAGTGCTCCCCTACTCAGGTCTGCTGGAGCACATGAACGGAGTTGTGGAGCTACAGCTGGAGGAGAACCCGTGGAACTGCTCCTGCGAGCTGATCGCCCTCAAAACCTGGCTGGAGAGCATATCGTACACGGCTCTGGTCGGTGACGTCGTCTGCGAGTTCCCATTTCGGCTCCACGGCAGAGATGTTGATGAGGTCTCAAAACAGGAGTTGTGCCCGAGGAGAGCCATCGCTGAATATGAGATGCCACCCCTGCCACATTTGAGCAGTGATGCATACTTTAGGACCACGGCAAGTCTAGTTACAGCCTCCTTCACTTCATCTGGGATCGCACGGTCCTCGTCAAGGCCCACCAAGGCACCTCGACAATCTGGCAAATTAAAAGCGAGACCCACAGCTCGTGTCCCATCTAACAAGCCACAAAATTATGGACAAATCATTTCATATCAGACCAAATCCCCTGTGCCTTTAGACTGCCCGACTGCCTGCACCTGCAATCTTCAAATTTCAGACCTTGGCCTAAACGTGAACTGCCAGGAGAAAAAGATTGAGCATATTTCTGATTTAAATCCCAAACCCTACAACCCCAAAAAGATGTATCTCACTGGGAATTACATCCCTGTCGTGCGTCGATCAGACTTTATTGAGTCGACTGGATTAGATTTGCTTCACCTTGGCAACAATCGAATCGCTCGCATACACGACAGAGCGTTTGGGGATTTGACACATCTGAGAAGACTTTACCTCAATGGGAATTTGATAGACCGTCTCACAGCTGACATGTTTTATGGTTTGGAAACCTTACAGTTCTTATATTTAGAATACAATGTCATCAAAGAGGTTTCCCCTGACACCTTTCAGCACGTGCCCAAACTTCAGCTTCTTTTCCTCAACAACAATCTCCTAAAAACATTACCAGTGGGGACATTCAAGGGCCTGACGCTAGCCAGACTAAATCTTCGCAACAACCACCTGCGCTACCTGCCAGTCAGTGGCGTGCTGGATCAGCTGATGGCACTGGTGCAAGTCGACTTGTTTGAGAATCCCTGGGATTGCTCTTGCACCATACTGGAGCTGAAGATGTGGCTGGAGCACCTCAGCACAGGCACTGTTGTAAACAATGTCATCTGTGGCTCGCCTAAGAAACTAGCTGGGGAGGATATGAGATACATTAAGACATCTAATTTCTGCCCTAATAACTCTGATATACTTGCTTCCATGATCCCACCCTCTGAGGAGTCTTTCCCTGGCAGCACTATCACCATAGAAACATCCCTGGACTCTGACACACAGTACAGTGCCATCCCTTTATCTGTGATGATTCTTGCCCTCCTCCTCATTTTCatcgtgtctgtgtttgtggctgCAGGATTGTTTGTGACGATGAAAAAAAGACGTCAAAAGAATCAGAGTGAGCAGAACAACTCCATGAACGCTTGCATCAGCTCTCTCAACATGGAGTACGGCCTTTACAAAAAGGCATCTATCCCCAAAGTCAGAACGTCTGCTGGACACGTGTATGAGTACATCCCACCTCCCACAGACACCTCATGCAGAACTGCCGCTCAAACGCCGACGGACAACAAATCGGTGGATGGATTTAGGGACTTTGATGAGTTGAGCAGCACTTTTCTGGGCAACACAGACGAGGAGGCAGTCAGTAATGTCATAAGCCCAGAATACAGTGCCACTACTCCAGAGCCTCTTAACAAGCCATCCACGCCTCACAAAGACAGCCCATGTTACTACAGAGACGCACATGAGCctgacaagcacacacactacagTAATACGCTACCATGCAGGCACACAGCGCACGCATCGAGTCAGTATACCTCAGACTTTGATGCAAGGCATCAGTACATGCAGCCAGAGAGAATACAACAGACAATACTCTATTGCACAGCACCAAGTACTGTTTATGTGGAGCCCAACAGGAGTGAGTACTGGGAGCTTAAAGCAAAGCTCCACATTGATCCTGATTACCTTGAGGTTCTCGAGAAGAGaaccacattcacacagttcTAA